From one Melioribacteraceae bacterium genomic stretch:
- a CDS encoding branched-chain amino acid ABC transporter permease, whose product MTGQIIVNILISGSIFLLIALSFSLIYEVTRFFHFAHAVVFTSGAYFAFLFHILFGLPLFISIPLAVAAASLVGCMMEVLVYKPLRKRGATNIILLLASLGLYIVLQNLISMIFGDDTKSIRTWPVVAGREVLGARITDVQIIIVASSLLLVLLVAGFLSWAKTGKAMRAVANNKELADISGINSDKIILISFAIGSVIAGIAGILVALDVDMTPTMGMNALMMGVVAMIVGGVGSIWGISLGALLLALAQNLGVWYISSQWQDAIAFAILLIFLLFKPEGFFGKKVRKAEV is encoded by the coding sequence ATGACCGGACAGATAATCGTCAACATTTTAATATCAGGCAGTATCTTTCTGCTTATCGCATTAAGCTTTTCTCTAATATATGAAGTAACCCGTTTTTTCCACTTCGCGCACGCAGTAGTATTCACCTCCGGTGCGTACTTTGCTTTTCTTTTTCACATACTTTTCGGCTTGCCTTTGTTTATATCAATTCCGTTAGCTGTTGCGGCGGCAAGTTTGGTTGGCTGCATGATGGAAGTGTTGGTTTATAAACCATTGCGTAAACGGGGAGCAACAAATATTATATTGCTGCTTGCAAGCCTGGGATTATACATTGTTCTACAAAATTTAATCTCAATGATATTTGGTGACGACACAAAATCAATCCGTACCTGGCCGGTGGTTGCCGGGCGCGAGGTGCTGGGTGCGAGGATAACGGATGTGCAGATTATTATAGTTGCTAGTTCCTTGTTGCTGGTTTTACTGGTTGCTGGGTTCTTGTCGTGGGCGAAGACAGGGAAGGCGATGAGGGCGGTGGCGAATAATAAAGAGCTTGCGGATATATCCGGTATTAACAGCGACAAAATAATTTTAATAAGTTTTGCAATAGGTTCCGTAATTGCAGGTATTGCCGGAATACTTGTCGCATTAGATGTTGATATGACTCCAACTATGGGAATGAATGCATTAATGATGGGCGTAGTTGCAATGATAGTCGGCGGTGTAGGTTCAATTTGGGGAATTTCACTCGGTGCGTTGCTGCTTGCTCTTGCTCAGAATCTCGGAGTATGGTACATCAGCTCTCAATGGCAGGATGCAATTGCGTTTGCGATACTGCTCATCTTTTTACTCTTTAAGCCGGAGGGGTTTTTTGGTAAAAAGGTTAGGAAGGCGGAGGTATAG
- a CDS encoding ABC transporter ATP-binding protein: MTSPVLNISHLQKSFNGITALDDFSCEVSENEILGVIGPNGAGKSTLFNVVTGFLKPESGKVKFDNKELLSLQSHTIVNHGISRTFQDLRLIRQLTVLDNLLLSFQNNIGENLFNVFSTPTKINSIERENVKRALELLEYAGIVEKNNDLAGSLSYGQQKLLSVMCCLAADPKLLLLDEPIAGVNPEMRNKILKIISDLPKKGKSVILIDHDMDFIRGICNRIIFMDAGKKISEGTPEEVLNDPKVIEAYLE, from the coding sequence ATGACTAGTCCAGTGCTAAATATTTCGCATCTACAAAAGTCTTTCAATGGTATAACTGCGCTGGATGATTTTTCATGTGAAGTTAGCGAGAATGAGATTCTAGGGGTGATTGGTCCGAACGGAGCGGGTAAATCTACTTTGTTTAATGTTGTAACCGGTTTTTTAAAACCCGAGAGCGGCAAGGTTAAATTTGATAACAAAGAATTATTGAGTTTACAATCACACACAATTGTAAATCATGGTATATCAAGAACATTTCAAGATCTTCGATTAATTAGACAGTTAACAGTTTTGGATAATTTGCTTCTTTCTTTTCAAAACAATATCGGAGAAAACTTATTTAATGTATTCAGTACACCAACAAAAATAAATTCTATTGAAAGGGAAAATGTAAAACGAGCATTGGAATTATTGGAATATGCGGGTATTGTAGAGAAGAACAATGACTTAGCGGGTAGTTTATCTTATGGACAGCAAAAATTATTGAGCGTAATGTGTTGCCTTGCCGCTGATCCGAAATTATTATTACTCGATGAGCCTATAGCTGGAGTTAACCCGGAGATGCGTAATAAGATTTTAAAAATTATTTCTGATCTACCAAAAAAAGGAAAGTCGGTTATTTTAATTGATCACGATATGGATTTTATCAGAGGAATTTGTAACAGAATAATTTTTATGGATGCGGGAAAGAAAATTAGTGAAGGAACACCGGAGGAAGTCTTAAACGACCCCAAAGTAATAGAAGCTTACTTAGAATAA
- a CDS encoding L-histidine N(alpha)-methyltransferase, which produces MTDFRLYPEYVNLENTSKKLSEVFSKLRQGKPLQNKYLYLDSSGANNWSNVEGTLGLSQNEENLLEQHYEEIDNTIRELSNCKSYDIISLGCGTGTDDKTIINTIYGKMENQFSISTIDLSLDLLHKGTYNIYKEILGKYIKSKVDILGICCDFENLENAKSYLETRERNETRLYHLLGLTIGNNKELWLLKKIHDRMKNGDYLLLGVDLSADDTKALANSEAAYNVGNASTYVDEFLLGPLNFSTSFHVNRKYKDPFLHTKIKYSIEQCDEIDYLINGFKPILLKSRYSDNTDYSNKNNSKDSNKFSDIKNTVTFTRYYKFGPAQILCDYSNKYKADSFIEFINNLFGNNVFLKPVTGITKFGLREDLLGKHEPYQYLVLLRKVDPKQSIEEVDSLVKEVNNFLNYFENSKIDIDLLNQLKDNHIYDYLEKPDVILLRNAIFSLDRMNYEKLAPPSKQSYNDKEVYQSFCNNLISFVNTNIVREK; this is translated from the coding sequence ATGACGGATTTTAGACTATACCCGGAGTATGTAAATCTAGAAAACACATCAAAAAAACTAAGCGAAGTGTTCAGTAAATTACGTCAGGGAAAACCTCTTCAAAACAAATATCTGTACTTAGATTCTAGCGGGGCCAACAATTGGTCGAATGTAGAGGGAACTTTAGGGTTATCACAAAATGAAGAAAATTTATTAGAGCAACATTATGAAGAAATAGATAATACCATTCGTGAATTAAGTAATTGTAAATCTTATGATATCATAAGTTTGGGTTGTGGAACGGGCACTGATGATAAAACAATAATTAATACCATTTATGGTAAAATGGAAAACCAGTTTTCTATTTCAACAATTGACTTATCTTTAGACTTATTGCACAAAGGTACTTATAATATTTACAAAGAGATCTTGGGTAAATACATTAAGTCAAAAGTTGATATTTTAGGAATTTGCTGTGATTTCGAAAATCTTGAAAATGCTAAAAGTTATCTTGAAACTCGTGAAAGGAATGAAACAAGGTTGTATCATTTACTAGGCCTGACGATTGGTAACAACAAAGAACTATGGCTTTTAAAGAAAATTCATGATAGAATGAAGAATGGAGATTATTTGCTTTTAGGTGTTGATCTAAGCGCTGACGATACAAAAGCATTAGCAAATTCTGAAGCGGCATATAATGTGGGCAATGCGTCAACATATGTTGATGAGTTTTTATTAGGCCCGTTAAATTTTTCTACAAGTTTTCATGTCAATAGAAAATATAAAGATCCGTTTCTGCATACAAAAATTAAATATTCTATTGAGCAGTGCGACGAGATCGATTACTTAATTAATGGCTTTAAACCAATTCTTTTAAAGTCTAGATACTCAGATAATACAGATTATAGTAATAAAAATAATTCAAAAGATAGTAATAAATTCAGCGATATAAAAAACACAGTTACATTCACAAGATATTATAAATTTGGCCCTGCCCAAATATTATGTGATTATAGCAATAAATATAAAGCTGATTCTTTTATTGAGTTCATCAACAATCTTTTTGGAAATAACGTTTTCTTAAAGCCTGTTACTGGAATAACAAAATTTGGATTAAGGGAGGATTTGTTGGGAAAACATGAGCCGTATCAATATCTTGTATTACTTCGGAAAGTTGATCCTAAACAAAGTATTGAAGAAGTTGATAGTTTAGTTAAAGAAGTTAATAATTTTTTAAATTACTTTGAAAACTCAAAAATAGACATTGATTTATTAAATCAACTTAAAGATAATCATATATATGATTATCTAGAAAAACCGGATGTCATCTTGCTTAGAAATGCAATATTTAGTCTGGATAGAATGAATTATGAGAAATTGGCTCCTCCATCGAAGCAAAGCTATAATGACAAGGAAGTTTATCAAAGCTTTTGTAATAATTTAATATCCTTTGTAAATACAAACATAGTGAGAGAAAAGTGA
- a CDS encoding AAA family ATPase, whose amino-acid sequence MIKTIHITNFKGIKDTVSLELKPITLLFGPNSAGKSSIIQAIHFLKEILERKNYDPRNTAYGGKALNLGGFRNLVHGHDEKLTVELAIELDLSKIDLPGAQETGFEEELDYPSYPRFSEKSDSCKLTIHVKWLEQLERVEATYYRLEINDELLASISLDYTNPKNVFAYFNEVNIDHSIDIDRYKIEEPRGLLFSSLLGQSEGVVRLNIESPRSVIPDWQNGIVFNDDQFISGDEVTDWFGEEENAFDLIDNYSSMMQLVCQVMTGVGKQVLFELDKFRYIGPIREIPSRNFDAHFKGEIERWADGLAAWDLIYTKQISVESINKWLSRFKIGYMLSNEEYLYLSQKQLTSLGEDIKHQLIDLVLNATEESDLDLPLLKQGFSFELSNSLSEKIENIFSSLKYKKDIPTRDEFYLVDQKTNLTLKPHDIGVGISQVLPVIVGALIQNESILAIEQPELHLHPAIQVELADLFISRVNEKADVIYLIETHSEHLMLRFLRRIEETYKNKIKEEKLKLVPHKINVFVIPEEIPMKGYSLPIDKTGEFEKEWPNGFFEEREEELFPDD is encoded by the coding sequence ATGATTAAAACAATTCATATAACTAACTTCAAAGGTATCAAGGATACAGTTTCCTTAGAACTAAAACCTATAACTCTACTTTTCGGACCCAATAGTGCGGGTAAGAGTTCTATCATTCAAGCAATTCATTTTTTGAAAGAAATTCTTGAAAGAAAAAATTATGATCCAAGAAACACCGCATACGGAGGTAAAGCCCTCAATCTTGGCGGATTCAGAAATCTAGTTCACGGTCATGATGAAAAATTAACTGTGGAATTAGCAATTGAACTTGATTTAAGTAAAATTGATTTACCTGGAGCGCAGGAAACAGGTTTTGAAGAAGAATTAGATTATCCCTCGTACCCAAGGTTTAGTGAGAAAAGTGATTCATGCAAATTAACCATTCATGTTAAATGGCTAGAGCAGTTAGAAAGAGTGGAGGCAACTTATTATCGCTTGGAAATTAATGATGAATTACTTGCATCAATATCCCTTGATTATACCAATCCTAAAAATGTCTTTGCATATTTTAATGAAGTAAACATCGATCATAGCATTGACATTGATAGATATAAAATTGAAGAACCAAGAGGACTTCTCTTTTCCAGTTTATTAGGACAATCTGAAGGAGTGGTTAGATTGAATATTGAATCACCACGAAGTGTAATACCGGATTGGCAGAACGGTATAGTCTTCAATGATGATCAATTTATTTCTGGTGATGAAGTTACGGATTGGTTTGGTGAGGAAGAAAATGCTTTCGACCTAATTGATAATTATTCATCTATGATGCAACTAGTTTGCCAAGTTATGACTGGTGTCGGCAAACAGGTTTTATTTGAACTTGATAAGTTTAGGTATATTGGACCAATAAGAGAAATCCCCTCAAGAAATTTTGATGCTCATTTTAAAGGAGAAATTGAACGGTGGGCGGATGGTCTAGCAGCTTGGGATTTAATCTACACTAAACAAATTTCGGTTGAGAGTATTAATAAGTGGTTAAGTAGATTCAAAATTGGCTATATGTTAAGTAATGAAGAGTACTTGTATCTAAGTCAGAAGCAACTTACAAGCTTAGGAGAAGATATAAAACACCAGTTAATTGATCTTGTCTTAAATGCTACTGAAGAAAGTGATTTGGATCTTCCATTATTAAAACAAGGATTCTCTTTTGAATTAAGTAATTCCTTAAGTGAGAAAATTGAAAATATCTTCAGTTCGTTGAAATATAAAAAGGATATTCCAACAAGAGATGAGTTTTATTTAGTAGATCAAAAAACAAACCTTACTTTAAAACCACATGATATTGGAGTTGGCATATCTCAGGTTCTACCAGTAATTGTTGGGGCACTAATTCAAAATGAATCAATACTTGCTATTGAACAACCAGAATTACATTTACATCCAGCTATCCAAGTTGAACTGGCAGATTTATTTATTTCACGAGTAAACGAAAAAGCAGATGTTATTTATTTAATAGAAACACACAGTGAACATCTAATGTTGAGGTTTTTGCGAAGAATAGAAGAAACTTATAAAAACAAAATTAAAGAAGAAAAGTTAAAATTAGTTCCGCACAAAATAAATGTATTTGTAATTCCGGAAGAGATCCCAATGAAAGGTTACTCATTACCGATTGATAAAACAGGAGAATTTGAAAAAGAATGGCCGAATGGATTTTTTGAAGAACGAGAAGAGGAGTTATTCCCAGATGATTAA
- a CDS encoding branched-chain amino acid ABC transporter permease codes for MEYLLHILILIGIYSILSISLNLLVGYTGILSIAHAAFYGVGAYVASLMALRLDSPFLLNLFLAVAGAGVFGAVVGIPSLRIKDDYFVIATFAFQIITFSILNNLVNFTGGPLGLPGIPQPEIFGFVISTHIEFLILTGLLAVFTYWFANRIVKSPFGRMLKAIREDEVFAEAAGKHVVEAKVKIFMVGAALASIAGVIYATYITYIDPTSFTIMESIFIISIVIIGGAANLRGSIVGAIVLVALPELLRFVGLPNSVAANIRQMLYGGLLVVFMLWRPQGFIGEYKLND; via the coding sequence TTGGAATACTTACTTCACATATTAATCTTAATCGGCATTTATTCAATCCTGTCGATATCGTTGAACCTGCTGGTGGGTTATACGGGAATATTATCTATTGCTCATGCGGCGTTTTATGGAGTGGGTGCTTATGTTGCTTCGTTAATGGCTCTAAGGTTGGATTCACCATTCCTTCTTAATTTATTTTTGGCTGTTGCCGGGGCGGGTGTGTTCGGGGCTGTTGTTGGCATTCCTTCTTTAAGAATAAAAGACGATTACTTTGTGATCGCTACTTTCGCATTTCAGATTATCACATTTAGTATATTAAATAACTTGGTGAACTTTACCGGTGGACCGCTTGGTCTGCCGGGTATACCGCAACCGGAAATTTTTGGTTTTGTAATTTCGACTCATATCGAGTTTTTAATATTAACAGGGTTGCTTGCCGTATTTACTTATTGGTTTGCAAATAGAATTGTTAAATCACCTTTCGGAAGAATGTTGAAGGCAATACGTGAAGATGAAGTCTTTGCGGAAGCGGCTGGTAAGCATGTAGTTGAGGCGAAGGTAAAAATATTTATGGTCGGAGCAGCATTAGCTTCAATAGCTGGGGTAATTTACGCAACCTATATTACATACATTGATCCGACTTCTTTTACGATAATGGAATCGATATTTATTATATCGATAGTGATAATCGGCGGTGCTGCTAATTTAAGAGGATCGATTGTAGGTGCAATAGTTTTAGTTGCATTGCCTGAACTGCTGAGGTTTGTCGGCTTGCCGAATTCGGTTGCCGCAAACATTAGACAAATGTTATACGGCGGACTATTAGTCGTATTTATGTTATGGAGACCGCAGGGATTTATTGGGGAGTATAAGTTAAATGACTAG
- a CDS encoding nucleotidyl transferase AbiEii/AbiGii toxin family protein, which translates to MIKPGEIQQTANKLGLRDTQIEKDYVIGWVLKGISENKYLKERLIFKGGTALRKIYFHDYRLSEDLDFTFAGDDFDRDKIKEHFEELLEFLKEEARININIQDETVHATGNYNFYLGYTGPLGGSGANKNIKVDIAKDEKLCDDPAEHNVYNEYSDLNEDFSILCYTLNEIAAEKMRSLMQRTVPRDLYDIWYLLEVEQKDIEDYVFNFREKTEYKNLNPDDFIETLDRKEDVFNQHWENNLANQVSEVPDFDEVWRQLKKHWKKL; encoded by the coding sequence ATGATAAAACCGGGAGAAATACAACAAACAGCAAACAAGCTCGGGTTAAGAGATACCCAGATTGAAAAAGATTATGTAATCGGCTGGGTCTTAAAAGGAATATCCGAAAACAAATATTTAAAGGAAAGATTGATCTTTAAAGGCGGTACAGCATTACGTAAAATCTACTTTCATGATTACCGTTTGTCGGAAGACCTGGATTTTACTTTTGCCGGTGATGATTTCGATAGAGATAAAATAAAAGAACATTTCGAAGAACTTTTAGAGTTTCTAAAAGAAGAGGCAAGAATTAACATTAATATCCAGGATGAGACAGTACATGCAACCGGTAATTATAATTTCTATCTCGGTTATACCGGTCCGTTGGGAGGAAGCGGAGCAAATAAGAATATAAAGGTGGATATTGCAAAAGATGAAAAACTATGTGATGATCCGGCTGAGCACAATGTTTACAATGAGTACTCTGATTTGAATGAAGACTTTAGTATTTTATGTTACACGTTGAATGAAATAGCAGCTGAGAAGATGAGATCGCTTATGCAAAGAACAGTGCCTAGAGATCTGTATGACATCTGGTACTTGCTTGAGGTGGAACAAAAAGATATTGAGGATTACGTTTTTAACTTTAGAGAAAAGACAGAATATAAGAACTTAAATCCGGATGATTTTATTGAAACACTTGATAGAAAAGAGGATGTATTTAATCAGCACTGGGAAAATAATTTAGCAAACCAGGTAAGTGAAGTCCCCGATTTTGATGAAGTTTGGAGACAATTAAAAAAGCACTGGAAAAAATTATAA
- a CDS encoding DUF5131 family protein, whose protein sequence is MRTFNSDDIQFKNSILFPQLISLSNRPSKLFKISVNDCNIINIELIPGSRSMLKNCVVDIKEDCKYQNVPFFFKQWGGVNKKKAGRVLQGRTWDEMPEFKQAV, encoded by the coding sequence TTGAGGACGTTTAACAGCGACGATATACAATTCAAAAATTCAATTCTATTTCCACAACTCATTTCACTTTCAAACAGACCAAGTAAGTTATTTAAAATAAGCGTTAACGACTGTAACATAATCAATATCGAATTGATTCCCGGTTCACGTTCAATGTTGAAAAATTGTGTCGTTGATATTAAAGAAGATTGTAAATATCAAAATGTACCTTTCTTTTTTAAGCAGTGGGGCGGTGTAAATAAAAAGAAAGCGGGGCGTGTTTTGCAAGGGAGAACTTGGGATGAGATGCCGGAGTTTAAACAAGCAGTTTAG
- a CDS encoding caspase family protein → MRKALIVGINDYPAAPLRGCLKDANAISNVLETHGDGSPNFSVKLLTSPSDTIKRTDLRKAIEELFLGDSNIALFYFSGHGFIKSTGGYIVTTDFEKYDEGISMDDILKLANDSKVKEKILILDCCYSGAFGSPSLTSGAFAHLSEGLTVLTASRENESALEINGSGIFTLLVVDALKGGAADLRGSISPGSIYSYVDQALGPWDQRPIFKTNVSRFTSLRNITPPVPLAILRKICEYFQNPQDEYQLDPSYEFTSPNKNDEHVTIFKDLQKFERVGLVIPVGEEHMYYASMNSKSCRLTALGFHYWRLVNEKKI, encoded by the coding sequence ATGAGAAAAGCATTAATAGTTGGTATTAATGATTATCCAGCTGCACCGTTGAGAGGGTGCTTGAAGGATGCCAATGCAATTTCAAATGTACTTGAAACACATGGTGATGGTTCGCCAAATTTTTCAGTGAAATTATTAACATCACCTAGTGATACTATAAAACGAACTGATTTAAGAAAGGCGATTGAGGAATTGTTTTTGGGTGACTCTAATATTGCTTTGTTTTATTTCTCTGGACATGGATTTATAAAAAGTACTGGCGGGTATATTGTTACAACCGACTTCGAGAAGTATGATGAAGGTATTTCTATGGATGATATTCTTAAGTTAGCTAATGATTCGAAAGTAAAGGAAAAAATTCTAATATTGGATTGTTGTTATTCAGGTGCTTTTGGGTCACCTTCTTTAACTTCTGGTGCATTCGCTCATCTATCAGAGGGGTTAACAGTTTTGACCGCAAGTCGTGAAAATGAATCAGCATTGGAAATTAATGGAAGTGGTATCTTCACTTTATTAGTGGTGGATGCATTAAAAGGTGGGGCCGCCGATTTAAGGGGAAGTATTTCGCCTGGTAGCATTTATTCGTATGTTGATCAAGCGCTGGGACCCTGGGACCAACGACCAATATTTAAAACGAATGTATCGCGGTTTACATCTTTAAGAAATATTACACCTCCAGTTCCTTTAGCAATACTCAGAAAAATATGTGAATACTTTCAAAATCCTCAAGATGAATATCAACTCGATCCGTCTTATGAATTTACGTCGCCAAATAAAAACGATGAACATGTGACGATATTTAAGGATTTACAAAAATTCGAAAGAGTGGGTTTAGTAATCCCAGTTGGCGAGGAGCATATGTATTATGCATCAATGAATTCAAAATCTTGTAGACTAACGGCTTTGGGTTTTCATTACTGGAGATTGGTAAATGAGAAAAAAATATGA
- a CDS encoding RNA repair transcriptional activator RtcR family protein — protein MIYFSFIGNHDKVIGNEYGSFLNIYKHFSKEIKSVFSFITPNTPTTNYEEIAKGNFERIKEINPKIEIVPIYIDLKNPIDYDLVYPILFDEYLQINKKYKIENNEKFVNITSGTPTMTACWILLTQSRVISNARLFQSFEKRFARDGKTIQEVNLSIDDFPSISVPDETKRKLTIATRKQKELEDQLYIEKLNEEFKGIIGKSKQILSIKDRLLNDVNNQTNVLITGERGTGKEVVAKEIWKRYHSENDPELIPFDCGGFNQNLIESELFGHVKGAFTGADQDKVGILEKYNDRMIFLDEIGNLPKEGQQKLLRVLEHGELRRLGSTEVTQVNLQIIAATNKDINDEDIFAADVKDRFDEIIELPPLRERKSDIPLLIDHFLEFYSKTNNVLSPLEFDDKLIRTLTEYSWESNVRGLEKFIQRLTRRFTKGGKIKLDDLPEHFISDIMDDESLEYTLPELPLPIPLDEYTRMIIEKARKQASNMSEVDRLLKQKDGAERARIHRSKN, from the coding sequence ATGATCTATTTCTCATTCATAGGTAATCATGATAAGGTAATAGGCAATGAGTACGGCTCATTCTTAAATATCTATAAACATTTCAGCAAAGAGATTAAATCTGTTTTTTCTTTTATCACACCAAACACACCAACAACCAATTACGAAGAAATCGCAAAAGGGAATTTTGAAAGAATAAAAGAGATTAATCCAAAAATAGAAATCGTTCCGATCTATATTGATTTAAAGAATCCGATAGATTATGATTTAGTATATCCAATTCTATTTGATGAATATCTTCAAATAAATAAAAAATATAAAATCGAGAATAACGAAAAGTTTGTAAATATTACATCTGGAACTCCAACAATGACTGCTTGCTGGATATTACTAACACAATCAAGAGTAATAAGTAATGCAAGGTTATTTCAGTCATTTGAGAAAAGATTTGCGAGAGATGGTAAAACAATTCAAGAAGTTAATCTGAGTATAGATGATTTTCCCTCTATATCCGTTCCCGATGAAACAAAAAGAAAACTTACTATTGCAACCAGAAAACAGAAAGAATTAGAAGACCAGCTTTATATAGAAAAACTTAATGAAGAGTTTAAAGGAATAATTGGTAAATCTAAGCAGATACTCTCAATTAAAGATCGTTTACTTAACGATGTTAACAACCAAACAAATGTTCTAATTACAGGAGAGAGAGGAACGGGGAAAGAGGTTGTTGCTAAAGAAATTTGGAAAAGATATCACTCTGAAAACGATCCGGAGCTAATCCCCTTTGACTGCGGGGGATTTAATCAGAATTTAATTGAATCGGAATTATTCGGTCACGTTAAGGGAGCCTTCACCGGGGCGGATCAAGATAAGGTTGGTATACTTGAAAAGTATAATGATAGAATGATCTTTCTTGATGAGATAGGCAATCTTCCTAAAGAAGGACAGCAAAAGCTTTTAAGAGTTTTAGAGCATGGTGAATTAAGGAGACTTGGTTCTACGGAAGTTACTCAAGTAAATCTTCAGATTATAGCGGCAACGAATAAAGATATTAACGATGAAGATATTTTTGCAGCTGATGTGAAAGACAGGTTTGATGAGATAATTGAATTACCACCTCTTCGTGAAAGGAAAAGTGATATTCCACTTCTCATAGATCATTTTCTTGAATTTTATTCAAAGACCAATAATGTATTATCTCCTCTCGAATTCGATGATAAACTTATCAGAACTCTCACTGAGTATTCATGGGAAAGTAATGTAAGAGGTTTAGAAAAGTTTATACAAAGATTAACCAGAAGATTTACTAAAGGTGGCAAGATTAAATTAGACGATCTACCTGAACACTTTATTTCAGATATAATGGATGATGAATCATTAGAATATACTCTACCTGAACTTCCCTTACCCATTCCCCTCGATGAATACACAAGAATGATTATTGAAAAAGCGAGAAAACAAGCCAGTAATATGTCAGAAGTGGATAGATTGTTAAAGCAGAAAGATGGAGCTGAGAGAGCAAGGATTCATCGAAGTAAAAACTAA
- a CDS encoding penicillin-binding protein activator has translation MKKLITTSVILFLFQIPFGGCGEKPKENIKIGVSLPLSGELANFGKTVLNGVELAVKQSGLENIELIIEDSKGDPKSAVSIINKLTDIDKVKFIIGDLTSGATLAMAPIVQKKKVLLISPTASNPKLSDAGRYFYRVWPSDNYDGEIAAKYSFTNMKINRAAIVYINNDYGQGLADIYEKTFIELGGKILLKESYAQEQTDFRTLIQVLKGFNPELVYIPGHPYGIGTFLKQAYELGLNCRKFSNVAAEDKEFLNIASSLAKGLFFVTPAFDINSNKPHIEKFLNEYEKKYNNIPDIHAVKGFEAMFVLIKGFENEKRTPDTMINFLLKNKFDSISGTFSFNKHGDVISDMAVKKYNENLKIEVVEIVGK, from the coding sequence ATGAAAAAGTTAATAACTACATCGGTAATATTATTTCTTTTCCAAATACCATTTGGGGGATGTGGTGAAAAACCCAAAGAAAACATTAAGATTGGAGTCAGTCTACCGCTTTCGGGAGAGTTGGCCAATTTTGGAAAAACAGTTTTAAATGGGGTTGAGCTAGCAGTGAAACAAAGTGGATTAGAAAACATTGAGCTGATAATTGAAGATTCGAAGGGAGATCCAAAATCAGCTGTAAGTATAATTAATAAATTAACGGATATAGATAAGGTTAAGTTTATTATAGGTGATTTAACAAGCGGTGCTACTTTAGCCATGGCACCAATAGTACAAAAAAAGAAGGTTTTGCTCATCTCGCCGACGGCATCAAATCCTAAATTATCTGATGCAGGCAGATATTTTTATAGAGTCTGGCCATCTGATAATTATGATGGAGAAATAGCAGCCAAATATAGTTTTACAAATATGAAGATTAATAGAGCGGCAATTGTTTATATAAACAATGATTATGGTCAAGGGCTTGCTGATATTTATGAAAAAACATTTATCGAACTGGGCGGAAAGATTCTATTAAAAGAGTCATACGCTCAAGAACAGACGGATTTTAGAACACTTATTCAGGTATTGAAAGGGTTTAATCCTGAGCTTGTTTATATTCCGGGTCATCCATATGGTATTGGAACTTTTCTAAAACAAGCTTACGAGCTTGGGTTAAATTGTCGGAAGTTTTCAAATGTTGCTGCAGAAGATAAAGAATTTTTAAATATTGCTAGCAGCTTAGCTAAGGGATTATTTTTTGTTACACCTGCCTTCGATATAAACTCTAATAAACCACATATAGAAAAGTTTTTAAATGAATATGAAAAAAAATATAATAACATTCCAGATATACATGCAGTAAAAGGTTTTGAAGCGATGTTTGTATTAATAAAGGGATTTGAGAACGAAAAAAGAACTCCGGATACTATGATAAACTTCTTATTAAAGAACAAATTTGATTCAATATCAGGAACCTTCTCATTTAATAAACATGGAGATGTTATTTCTGATATGGCAGTAAAAAAATATAATGAGAATCTTAAGATCGAAGTAGTTGAAATTGTTGGTAAATAA